One Echinicola strongylocentroti DNA window includes the following coding sequences:
- a CDS encoding hybrid sensor histidine kinase/response regulator transcription factor, which produces MKKPSMAVSLIGLIVYFLMIGAEVKSALGQDQINNFKHISTSDGFSLNSVNSIGQDQKGLIWFGTRNGLMRYDGKELKVMRREIGDTDKLRINDIYAIHVDSARGIWMGTKSGLSIFDPKNHSSIDFEEETLSDMAISSRFVHDVLRISDHVVWIATKNGINVLNEKERKVAYYLHDETRPETINSSFVNCLYQSSNGAIWVGSRSGLNKLEEVQGDELVFRDFTIKEGNKESPFSENVSSIKEDHKGNLWIGTHHGLFYFDISTEKFEAFGESSGQTLTNNLVQDLTLDKHHRLWVGTYDGLNVIDSTHTLIRKIKHDPQKPDGLTDNSIRSLFTDSQGGVWIATYYGGVNYWDDKQLNFENIEESNGTQLGYNVVSTLVEGSNKNIYIGTEGAGLTVLNPEGMEFQKINELGPGNYIGSVKDLLFESDDKLWIGTFSRGLVLLDLNTRDFKEYRGTTDSLAPNTLTTDQLLSLEEAPDGKLWIGTLNRGLDLLDTKKQSIRNFNADGTKSMIANNNVRALLRSLKNDLYIGTGQGLCRLDYSKYQAGDYDFEFFEMADGTPDDLYIHDLFEDSNGEIWVAAHNFGLFRVEGDQLYPSGLSGVSSIFAISEDSEGSLWLSSEEGIVTYDPTNGDQRIYNRNDGVQANEYNRGAKLHASDGRMFFGGASGVTTFQPSNLEIENSYAPPVVLTGLSIADYKLQANDSTGILQKSIEYTESVTLDYDQNIFTIQFAMPNFSNADKNTYMYRLKGLGEQWSTTSNSFVTFTIQRGGDYVFEVKGINSNGIETPITTKLEVKVKSAPWLTVWAYLLYAVLLLSALILFIYFFKSRLNLQHKLEMETQEFLNQQELNQRKLQFFTNISHEFRTPLTLISGPLEKIMGNYEGPSSVFRQLQVIKKNTDQLFKLINELMDFRKFESKQMKLQAAEGDIVKFANEIFLSFAQQAKLNKIKYTFDSEYEEINVFFDRDKLEKVLYNLISNAFKYTPSKGKIKVTVTSANGKVLVLVKDNGVGISPDHLEKIFDRFYEIPKLKKREKLIYGSGIGLAIAKNVMDLHKGELKVNSEEGKGSTFIMELRTGREHLMNDEIIVSFKNSEDITQYTDESSVLNIQEQVRSIIEEHDPSGNEGTVLIVEDNPDIAQFIQSALMEYYKVSLAENGAIGFQKAIADQPDLIISDVMMPVMDGIEFCAKVKGDLRTSHIPFILLTARTSLVYKYNGLESGADEYLSKPFELKELLLKCKNIITTQKKLKEKFAETGEFAVVEATVNSRDEEMMNSAIQIIKENLKNEFFDIQYLCEELGISRSLLFTKFKAWTNQTPNDFILSIKMKQAATLIEQGKTNVSEVGYQVGFKNPNYFSKSFKKYHGLSPKAYAQRFKANLGIE; this is translated from the coding sequence AAGCATATTTCGACCTCTGATGGGTTTTCCCTAAACTCAGTTAACTCCATTGGCCAGGACCAAAAGGGACTCATCTGGTTTGGAACCCGAAACGGACTGATGAGGTACGATGGTAAGGAATTGAAGGTAATGCGCCGGGAAATAGGGGACACTGATAAGCTACGGATAAACGATATATACGCTATCCATGTGGATAGTGCCCGTGGGATATGGATGGGGACCAAAAGCGGCCTGAGCATTTTTGACCCCAAGAACCATTCCTCGATTGATTTTGAAGAGGAGACGTTGTCAGACATGGCGATCTCTTCGCGTTTTGTACACGATGTATTGCGAATAAGTGACCATGTGGTATGGATAGCTACCAAAAACGGCATCAATGTCCTAAATGAAAAAGAAAGAAAGGTTGCCTATTATTTGCATGATGAGACCAGACCTGAGACCATCAATTCAAGTTTTGTCAATTGCCTTTACCAATCCAGTAACGGAGCGATATGGGTAGGATCGCGATCTGGCCTCAACAAGCTGGAAGAGGTCCAGGGAGATGAACTTGTTTTTAGGGATTTTACCATAAAAGAGGGCAATAAGGAAAGTCCTTTTAGTGAAAATGTCAGCTCTATAAAGGAAGACCATAAAGGTAACTTGTGGATAGGGACACATCATGGACTTTTTTATTTTGATATTTCCACTGAAAAATTTGAAGCTTTTGGAGAAAGTTCCGGTCAGACACTGACCAATAATCTCGTTCAGGATTTGACTCTTGATAAGCACCATCGACTTTGGGTGGGGACCTATGATGGGTTAAATGTTATAGATAGCACACATACACTGATCAGGAAAATCAAACATGACCCCCAAAAGCCGGATGGTTTGACAGATAATTCTATCCGGTCCCTTTTTACGGATAGTCAGGGGGGAGTATGGATTGCGACCTATTATGGTGGTGTGAACTATTGGGATGATAAACAGTTGAACTTTGAGAATATAGAAGAGAGCAACGGAACGCAGTTAGGGTATAACGTGGTGAGCACGCTAGTGGAAGGAAGCAATAAGAATATCTATATTGGTACCGAAGGGGCAGGACTGACTGTGCTCAATCCAGAGGGGATGGAATTTCAAAAAATCAATGAACTGGGACCCGGAAATTATATTGGGTCTGTAAAGGATTTATTGTTTGAGAGCGACGATAAATTATGGATTGGGACATTTAGCAGGGGGCTGGTACTACTGGATCTAAATACGAGAGATTTTAAGGAATATCGTGGGACAACTGATTCGTTAGCGCCAAACACATTGACTACAGACCAATTATTGTCCCTGGAGGAGGCGCCTGATGGAAAACTTTGGATAGGAACCCTTAACAGGGGGCTGGATTTATTGGATACAAAGAAACAGTCCATTAGGAATTTTAACGCCGATGGTACGAAGTCCATGATAGCCAATAATAATGTAAGGGCCTTATTGCGCAGCTTAAAAAACGACTTGTACATAGGTACGGGTCAAGGTCTATGTAGATTAGATTATTCGAAGTATCAAGCGGGTGATTATGATTTTGAGTTTTTTGAAATGGCAGATGGGACCCCTGATGACCTCTATATTCATGATCTTTTCGAAGATTCTAATGGAGAAATATGGGTGGCTGCGCATAACTTTGGTCTATTTCGTGTAGAAGGAGATCAGTTATATCCTTCGGGGCTATCTGGGGTAAGCAGTATCTTTGCCATTTCTGAGGATTCAGAAGGGAGTTTATGGCTTAGCTCGGAAGAAGGCATAGTCACTTATGACCCGACCAATGGAGACCAACGGATATATAACCGGAACGATGGTGTACAGGCAAATGAGTATAATAGAGGCGCTAAGCTCCATGCATCTGATGGAAGGATGTTTTTTGGAGGTGCTTCTGGGGTGACTACTTTTCAGCCGAGTAATTTGGAAATAGAGAACAGTTATGCACCTCCAGTAGTCTTGACAGGACTAAGTATAGCTGATTATAAACTACAGGCCAATGACAGTACGGGGATTTTGCAAAAGTCCATCGAGTATACCGAGTCAGTGACCTTGGATTACGATCAGAATATCTTCACTATACAATTTGCAATGCCCAATTTCAGCAATGCAGATAAGAATACCTATATGTACCGACTGAAAGGCCTCGGGGAGCAATGGAGCACTACCTCTAATTCCTTTGTTACCTTTACCATTCAGCGGGGTGGTGATTATGTATTTGAAGTAAAAGGGATCAATAGCAACGGAATCGAAACTCCCATTACTACTAAACTTGAAGTTAAGGTAAAGAGTGCGCCGTGGTTGACAGTATGGGCATATTTACTTTATGCTGTCCTTTTGCTATCGGCATTGATTCTATTCATATATTTTTTTAAGTCCCGCTTGAACCTCCAGCACAAACTGGAAATGGAAACCCAAGAATTCCTTAATCAACAAGAACTTAACCAACGGAAATTACAGTTTTTCACTAATATTTCCCATGAATTCAGAACGCCCTTGACGTTGATATCCGGGCCGCTGGAAAAAATCATGGGTAATTATGAAGGGCCAAGTTCGGTTTTTAGGCAGTTACAGGTGATCAAAAAGAATACAGACCAGCTTTTTAAACTGATCAATGAACTGATGGACTTCAGGAAATTTGAGAGTAAGCAGATGAAATTGCAGGCAGCAGAAGGGGATATAGTAAAATTTGCCAATGAAATATTCCTTTCCTTTGCCCAGCAAGCCAAACTGAACAAGATCAAGTATACCTTTGATTCGGAATATGAAGAGATCAATGTGTTTTTTGATCGGGACAAATTGGAAAAAGTACTGTATAACTTGATATCCAATGCATTTAAATATACGCCATCAAAGGGAAAAATTAAAGTCACTGTAACCAGCGCCAATGGAAAGGTTTTGGTACTGGTAAAAGACAATGGTGTAGGCATTTCGCCTGATCATTTGGAGAAAATATTTGATAGGTTTTATGAAATCCCAAAATTGAAAAAGCGTGAAAAACTAATTTATGGCTCGGGGATAGGATTGGCTATTGCTAAAAATGTCATGGATTTGCATAAAGGGGAGTTAAAGGTAAATAGTGAAGAAGGAAAGGGAAGTACCTTCATCATGGAACTTAGGACAGGGAGAGAGCACCTAATGAATGATGAAATTATCGTATCCTTCAAAAACAGCGAAGACATCACACAATACACCGATGAATCGTCGGTATTGAATATTCAGGAGCAGGTGCGGTCGATCATAGAGGAGCATGATCCATCGGGAAATGAAGGGACTGTTCTAATTGTAGAAGACAATCCGGATATAGCCCAATTTATCCAAAGTGCCTTAATGGAGTATTATAAGGTGTCCTTAGCAGAAAACGGAGCCATTGGATTCCAAAAAGCCATCGCAGATCAACCAGACCTTATCATTAGTGATGTCATGATGCCAGTGATGGACGGTATTGAATTTTGTGCCAAGGTCAAAGGAGATCTTCGCACAAGCCATATTCCATTTATCCTGCTCACTGCCCGTACCTCTTTGGTGTATAAATATAATGGATTGGAGTCAGGAGCTGACGAATACCTGAGCAAGCCTTTTGAATTAAAGGAGCTACTGCTCAAATGCAAAAACATCATCACCACTCAGAAAAAACTCAAAGAAAAATTTGCGGAAACAGGGGAGTTTGCCGTAGTGGAAGCGACCGTAAACTCTAGGGATGAAGAGATGATGAACAGTGCTATCCAAATAATAAAGGAGAATTTAAAAAACGAATTTTTTGACATCCAGTATTTGTGTGAGGAATTAGGTATCAGTAGGTCCTTATTGTTTACAAAATTCAAAGCATGGACCAACCAAACTCCCAATGATTTTATCTTATCTATAAAAATGAAACAAGCAGCCACACTTATCGAACAGGGAAAGACCAATGTTTCGGAAGTCGGCTACCAAGTAGGGTTCAAAAATCCCAATTATTTCTCAAAGTCATTTAAGAAATACCATGGCCTGAGTCCAAAGGCTTACGCCCAACGCTTCAAAGCCAATTTGGGAATTGAATGA
- a CDS encoding GntR family transcriptional regulator — MIIKNRIVHNAINESSRVPKYRQLAGIITQAIENGELEVGEKLPSITELHEETELARDTIVKALTYLKEKKIISSVISKGFYVARNVNRAKTRVLLVMNKLSSYKLKIYHSFVDALGVDYQVDLKVHHCNPEYLKSILEEGMEVYEHFVVMPHFNGTTAEETSIIDYLNGLPDHKLLLMDRHVAGISDKVPCIYQNFEDDIYFSLLGIADKLKKYDKLTLVFPEHNIYPYPEEIKAGFLRLCHQLECSNEIIDKVYQDMEFESNDAFIIIDEEDLVCFLQQVRDKKLVLGNDLGVISYNDTALKEVLGISVMTTDFEVMADSAAYMIKKKKYDIVPNYFSLIDRGSV; from the coding sequence ATGATCATAAAGAATAGAATAGTACATAATGCGATCAATGAATCATCTCGTGTGCCCAAATACAGGCAGTTGGCCGGAATCATAACCCAAGCAATAGAAAATGGGGAACTTGAAGTAGGGGAAAAACTCCCTTCCATCACGGAGTTACATGAAGAGACTGAGCTAGCAAGGGATACTATTGTTAAAGCACTGACTTACCTCAAGGAGAAAAAGATCATTTCTTCAGTCATTAGTAAAGGCTTCTACGTAGCCAGGAATGTCAATAGGGCCAAAACAAGGGTGCTGCTGGTGATGAATAAATTAAGCAGTTATAAGCTGAAGATCTACCATTCCTTTGTGGATGCCTTAGGCGTGGACTATCAAGTGGATCTAAAGGTCCATCATTGTAATCCGGAATACCTAAAGTCCATACTTGAAGAGGGGATGGAAGTCTACGAACATTTTGTAGTCATGCCGCACTTTAACGGAACTACAGCGGAAGAAACCAGTATTATCGACTACTTGAATGGTCTTCCCGACCATAAACTGTTGTTAATGGACAGGCATGTTGCCGGGATTTCGGATAAGGTTCCCTGTATCTACCAGAATTTTGAAGATGACATCTATTTTTCGTTGCTAGGTATAGCGGACAAATTAAAGAAATACGACAAGTTGACATTGGTTTTTCCAGAGCACAATATCTACCCTTACCCAGAAGAAATCAAAGCGGGTTTTTTGCGTTTGTGTCACCAATTGGAATGCAGTAATGAAATCATCGACAAAGTGTACCAGGATATGGAGTTTGAATCCAATGATGCCTTCATCATCATTGATGAAGAGGACCTGGTCTGTTTTCTTCAACAAGTGAGGGACAAAAAGCTAGTCTTGGGAAATGACCTTGGAGTAATTTCATATAATGATACTGCGCTGAAAGAAGTACTGGGGATTTCTGTGATGACGACTGATTTTGAAGTGATGGCCGACTCAGCGGCATATATGATCAAGAAAAAGAAATATGATATCGTACCAAATTACTTTAGCCTTATCGACAGGGGAAGTGTTTGA